In one window of Canis lupus baileyi chromosome 10, mCanLup2.hap1, whole genome shotgun sequence DNA:
- the LOC140641269 gene encoding large ribosomal subunit protein eL39-like, protein MSSHKTFRIKRFLAKKQKQNRPILQWIQMKTGNKIRYNSKRRHWRRTKLGL, encoded by the coding sequence ATGTCCTCTCACAAGACTTTCAGAATCAAGCGATTcctggccaagaaacaaaagcagaatcgtCCCATTCTCCAGTGGATTCAgatgaaaactggtaataaaatcagATACAACTCCAAAAGGAGGCACTGGAGAAGAACCAAGCTGGGTCTATGA
- the LMNB1 gene encoding lamin-B1 isoform X2, giving the protein MKLREYEAALNSKDAALATALGDKKSLEGDLEDLKDQIAQLEASLAAAKKQLADETLLKVDLENRCQSLTEDLEFRKNMYEEEINETRRKHETRLVEVDSGRQIEYEYKLAQALHEMREQHDAQVKLYKEELEQTYHAKLENARLSSEMNTSTVNSAREELMESRMRIESLSSQLSNLQKESRACLERIQELEDLLAKERDNSRRMLSDKEREMAEIRDQMQQQLNDYEQLLDVKLALDMEISAYRKLLEGEEERLKLSPSPSSRVTVSRASSSRSVRTTRGKRKRVDVEESEASSSVSISHSASATGNVCIEEIDVDGKFIRLKNTSEQDQPMGGWEMIRKIGDTSVSYKYTSRYVLKAGQTVTIWAANAGVTASPPTDLIWKNQNSWGTGEDVKVILKNSQGEEVAQRSTVFKTTIPEEEEEEEEAPEVVVEEELFHQQGTPRASNRSCAIM; this is encoded by the exons ATGAAGCTTCGAGAATATGAAGCTGCACTGAATTCTAAAGATGCAGCTCTGGCCACGGCACTTGGTGACAAAAAAAGTTTAGAGGGAGATTTGGAGGACCTGAAGGATCAGATTGCCCAG TTGGAAGCCTCCTTGGCTGCTGCCAAAAAACAGTTAGCAGATGAAACTTTACTTAAAGTGGATTTAGAGAATCGCTGTCAGAGCCTTACCGAGGACCTGGAGTTCCGTAAAAATATGTATGAGGAG GAGATCAATGAGACCAGAAGGAAGCATGAAACTCGCTTGGTAGAGGTGGATTCTGGACGTCAGATTGAGTATGAGTACAAGCTCGCTCAGGCCCTTCATGAGATGCGAGAACAGCATGATGCCCAAGTGAAGCTGTACAAGGAGGAGCTGGAGCAGACTTACCATGCCAAA ctGGAAAATGCCAGACTGTCATCAGAGATGAATACTTCTACTGTCAACAGTGCCAGGGAAGAACTGATGGAAAGTCGTATGAGAATTGAGAGCCTTTCATCTCAGCTTTCTAATCTACAGAAAGAG TCTAGAGCATGTTTGGAGAGGATTCAAGAGCTGGAGGACTTGCTTGCTAAAGAAAGAGACAACTCTCGGCGCATGCTGTctgacaaggagagagagatggcGGAAATAAGGGATCAGATGCAGCAACAGTTGAACGATTATGAACAACTTCTTGATGTAAAGTTAGCCCTGGACATGGAAATCAGTGCTTACAGGAAGCTCTTAGAGGGCGAAGAGGAGAG ATTGAAACTCTCTCCAAGCCCTTCGTCTCGTGTGACAGTATCCCGAGCATCCTCAAGTCGGAGTGTTCGCACAActagaggaaagaggaagagagttgATGTGGAAGAGTCAGAGGCCAGCAGTAGCGTTAGCATCTCTCACTCTGCTTCAGCCACTGGGAATGTCTGCATTGAAGAGATAGATGTTGATGGGAAATTTATACGCTTGAAGAACACTTCTGAACAG GATCAGCCAATGGGAGGCTGGGAAATGATCAGAAAAATTGGAGATACATCAGTCAGTTACAAATATACCTCAAGATatgtgctgaaggcaggccagACTGTTACA atcTGGGCTGCAAATGCTGGTGTTACAGCCAGTCCTCCCACTGACCTCATCTGGAAGAACCAGAACTCTTGGGGCACTGGCGAAGATGTGAAGGTTATATTGAAAAATTCTCAGGGAGAG GAGGTTGCTCAGAGAAGTACAGTCTTTAAAACAACCATAcctgaagaagaagaggaggaggaagaagcaccTGAAGTGGTTGTAGAGGAAGAGCTTTTCCACCAGCAG GGAACCCCAAGAGCATCCAATAGAAGCTGTGCAATTATGTAA